One part of the Ziziphus jujuba cultivar Dongzao chromosome 2, ASM3175591v1 genome encodes these proteins:
- the LOC107418967 gene encoding protein STRICTOSIDINE SYNTHASE-LIKE 12 — translation MFSLSSKTAMLSIFVFLLSIPYTVLSLTLLNLLRLPTPLSGPAYLAFDSNGEGPYTGSSDGRIFKYEGPRIGFTEFAFTPANRSKSLCDFTTDQRLQSICGRPMGLTFNQRTGNLYIADADNGLFFVGPNGGPATRLACSADGVHFNFLAGLDIDQGTRNIYFTQASSNFKLRDLSSLVSSKDSSGSLFKYNPRTKKATTLLRGLSVAAGVAVSKDGSFVLVSEFLGKRINRFWLRGPKANTSETFLVVKGTPHSIRRNSRGEFWVAVNRILGPPPPPTPPMLALGLRVNEQGQVLQEESFALAYGVEAVSEVQEFNFDLYTGSLHVPYAASFRP, via the exons ATGTTTTCTCTGAGCTCAAAAACAGCCATGCTCTCCATTTTCGTCTTCCTCCTCAGTATCCCATATACAGTTCTTTCCCTAACTCTACTCAACTTGCTTCGTTTGCCAACACCACTTTCAGGTCCTGCCTATCTAGCCTTTGATTCCAATGGCGAAGGACCCTATACGGGCAGTTCCGATGGCAGAATTTTCAAGTATGAAGGACCCAGAATTGGCTTCACAGAATTTGCGTTTACTCCAGCAAATag ATCCAAATCATTGTGTGATTTCACTACCGACCAACGACTCCAGTCAATTTGCGGGAGGCCAATGGGATTGACCTTCAATCAACGGACAGGAAATCTCTACATTGCTGATGCTGATAATGGACTCTTTTTTGTGGGTCCCAATGGAGGTCCTGCAACCAGACTTGCGTGTTCAGCGGACGGTGTTCATTTCAACTTCCTAGCTGGTCTTGACATTGACCAGGGAACTAGGAATATTTATTTCACACAAGCCAGCTCTAACTTCAAATTGAG AGATTTATCGAGCTTGGTTAGTAGCAAAGACAGTTCAGGTAGCCTGTTCAAGTACAATCCCAGGACCAAGAAAGCCACAACGCTTCTCCGAGGCCTTTCGGTGGCGGCAGGAGTGGCAGTAAGCAAAGATGGATCGTTCGTGTTGGTGAGTGAGTTCTTAGGAAAGAGGATTAATAGGTTTTGGCTAAGAGGTCCAAAAGCTAATACATCGGAGACGTTCTTGGTGGTTAAGGGAACACCACATAGCATTCGGAGGAATTCGCGGGGGGAGTTTTGGGTAGCGGTGAACAGAATTTTGGGACCGCCACCGCCGCCGACGCCTCCAATGTTGGCGCTTGGACTGAGAGTGAATGAGCAGGGTCAGGTTTTGCAAGAGGAGTCTTTTGCATTAGCATATGGAGTTGAGGCAGTGAGTGAAGTTCAGGAGTTCAATTTTGATTTGTACACTGGGTCTCTGCATGTCCCTTATGCTGCTAGTTTCAGGCCTTAA